A stretch of the Hyalangium minutum genome encodes the following:
- a CDS encoding malectin domain-containing carbohydrate-binding protein encodes MTLPIRINVGGGAFTDTYGRLWQADTGYQGYATAFTTTEPISGTENDGLYQSMRIGVPDILYEIPVPGPGLYTVQFLLIEPQRNLAAPRNMRIDAENWSYVDQYQGLVTPLRSYTLFFDVPVVDGALSLQISSYAGSQPPVVSAIEVTPSKWSWLGGSPLAKSTRLSSTPALAVDGANRPVFAWEQDYDINIARWTGSTYERLGGPLGDAYSLNPTIMVDASGAPVVSFTDQSPDGLSGRCVRTMRWNGAAWADVGGRVCLQNYGALSVASALNKQGQPVLAVLMVNLSLEDARVHVYQFNGTAWEQVGDAVGALGAEMKNTFLEKLRPEIAVDPSGRIVVAWSETYVRGTLAGKAFAHVFRRNNGQWVRVGTQLPSNNNSSEHPSLALAPDGTPWVAYIKDGAIAVVREQNGAWGSTSTTGLKGRSGPVDRTIAPVLRIDSAGTATVLWLEDAPYHQTGRFLRRWNGTAWAPVDNHLGSFGTHYLSGEPYSCGTTDMAVALTSTGQLIVAMPEVTPANADYGYIRLRMFAP; translated from the coding sequence GTGACCTTGCCGATCCGCATCAACGTGGGCGGCGGCGCGTTCACGGATACCTATGGCCGTCTCTGGCAGGCGGACACCGGTTACCAGGGTTATGCAACGGCCTTTACGACGACGGAGCCCATCTCCGGCACGGAGAACGACGGGCTGTATCAGTCCATGCGTATCGGCGTTCCGGATATCCTCTACGAGATCCCCGTCCCAGGGCCGGGTCTCTACACCGTCCAGTTTCTCCTCATCGAGCCGCAGCGAAATCTGGCCGCCCCTCGCAACATGCGTATCGATGCCGAGAACTGGAGCTATGTGGACCAGTACCAGGGCCTGGTCACCCCGCTGCGCTCGTACACGCTCTTCTTCGACGTTCCCGTCGTAGACGGCGCCCTGTCGCTGCAGATCAGCTCGTATGCTGGCTCTCAGCCGCCGGTGGTCTCCGCCATCGAGGTGACACCCTCCAAGTGGAGCTGGCTGGGAGGAAGCCCCCTGGCCAAGTCCACCCGTCTCTCGAGCACACCTGCGCTGGCGGTGGACGGGGCCAATCGGCCGGTCTTTGCCTGGGAGCAGGACTACGACATCAATATCGCGCGGTGGACGGGCAGCACCTATGAGCGGCTCGGAGGCCCGCTGGGCGACGCCTACTCGCTGAATCCGACAATCATGGTGGATGCGTCAGGCGCCCCCGTGGTGTCGTTCACCGATCAGAGTCCTGACGGCCTCTCTGGGCGGTGCGTCCGCACGATGCGCTGGAACGGGGCAGCCTGGGCGGACGTGGGAGGCCGTGTGTGCCTTCAGAATTACGGCGCCTTGTCGGTCGCCTCTGCCCTCAACAAACAGGGCCAGCCCGTCCTCGCTGTCTTGATGGTGAACCTCTCCCTTGAAGACGCACGCGTGCACGTCTACCAGTTCAACGGGACGGCCTGGGAGCAGGTGGGCGACGCGGTCGGTGCGCTAGGCGCGGAGATGAAGAACACGTTCCTGGAAAAGCTCCGGCCTGAGATCGCCGTGGATCCGAGCGGCCGCATCGTGGTGGCGTGGAGTGAGACCTACGTGCGCGGCACGCTGGCCGGAAAGGCCTTTGCCCACGTCTTCCGCCGCAACAACGGCCAGTGGGTGCGAGTGGGAACGCAGTTGCCCTCCAACAACAACTCGTCCGAGCACCCGTCACTGGCGCTTGCTCCGGACGGCACTCCCTGGGTGGCCTATATCAAAGACGGTGCCATTGCCGTGGTGCGCGAGCAGAACGGCGCCTGGGGGAGCACCTCGACCACCGGGCTGAAGGGCCGGTCTGGTCCCGTGGACCGCACCATTGCTCCGGTATTGCGGATCGATAGCGCCGGGACTGCCACGGTCCTCTGGCTCGAGGATGCACCCTATCATCAGACCGGCCGCTTCCTCCGAAGGTGGAATGGTACGGCCTGGGCTCCGGTGGACAATCACCTCGGTTCGTTCGGAACCCACTATCTCAGCGGGGAACCCTACAGCTGCGGCACCACCGACATGGCGGTAGCCCTGACCAGCACAGGTCAGCTCATCGTCGCAATGCCCGAGGTCACGCCGGCCAACGCCGACTACGGCTACATCCGCCTCCGCATGTTCGCGCCGTAG
- a CDS encoding hybrid sensor histidine kinase/response regulator, protein MVVPLRSENPCPTVWILDDSPTETEFIRAALAPTCTVLCFKDGATLLEALEASPPLDVVVLDWEMPGLSGIEVCEYLRNNRSTATLPVLLLTSHQRPEDVARGILAGANDYVFKPFKPVELVARVHGLVRRDRLQRQVVADERASRLLAEEALQVAQVSEEHSRSMAATTAQLLERAHQTQREVETREAQLLQRADFERRLIGIVSHDLRNPLSAIGLTASALVRQISDERHRQSVQRILLAAERASRMIRDLLDFTRARQGGGILIERRALDLPVLVRAVVDELGAVYPNRSIVVEHSGHGAGTWDPDRLEQVLSNMLVNALHYSAPGSPVKVTTRDEADTVLLEVHNTGTPIPPDLLPRIFEPMERGSNLSDQAGRSIGLGLYIVRHLVQAHGGTVTVRSTATEGTTFSVRLPIQPPEKQGQVPPSFLP, encoded by the coding sequence TTGGTTGTTCCTTTGCGCTCAGAAAACCCCTGTCCAACGGTCTGGATCCTCGACGACAGCCCCACAGAGACAGAGTTCATCCGAGCGGCACTTGCCCCCACATGCACCGTCTTATGTTTCAAGGACGGTGCCACGCTGCTGGAGGCGCTCGAAGCTTCCCCGCCTCTGGACGTGGTGGTGCTGGACTGGGAAATGCCGGGCCTCTCCGGCATCGAAGTGTGTGAGTACCTTCGCAACAACCGCTCCACCGCGACCTTGCCCGTCCTTCTGCTGACCTCGCATCAAAGGCCGGAAGACGTTGCGAGAGGGATCCTGGCGGGAGCCAACGATTACGTCTTCAAGCCCTTCAAGCCCGTGGAGCTCGTGGCACGCGTGCATGGACTGGTGCGGCGTGATCGGCTGCAGAGGCAGGTGGTCGCAGATGAGCGCGCAAGCCGGCTGCTGGCAGAGGAAGCGCTCCAAGTGGCCCAGGTTTCCGAGGAGCATTCCCGAAGTATGGCGGCCACAACCGCCCAGCTCCTCGAGCGCGCGCACCAGACCCAGCGAGAGGTGGAGACACGTGAAGCGCAGCTTCTCCAGCGCGCCGACTTCGAGCGCCGGCTGATCGGAATCGTCAGCCACGATCTGCGCAATCCCTTGAGCGCCATTGGGCTGACGGCCTCTGCCTTGGTTCGCCAGATTTCTGACGAGCGCCACCGACAGAGCGTTCAGCGCATCCTCCTGGCTGCCGAGCGGGCCTCGCGGATGATCCGTGACCTCCTGGACTTCACACGGGCTCGGCAGGGGGGTGGCATCCTCATTGAGCGAAGGGCTTTGGACCTGCCTGTGTTGGTGCGCGCAGTCGTTGACGAGCTGGGGGCCGTCTATCCGAATAGGTCCATCGTCGTAGAGCACAGTGGACATGGAGCAGGGACGTGGGACCCGGATCGGCTAGAGCAGGTCCTCTCCAACATGCTCGTCAACGCGCTCCACTACAGCGCCCCCGGCTCTCCCGTGAAGGTGACAACGCGGGATGAAGCGGACACCGTACTGCTCGAGGTCCACAACACCGGTACTCCCATTCCCCCCGATCTGCTCCCCCGGATCTTTGAGCCGATGGAACGCGGCTCGAACCTTTCGGATCAGGCGGGACGAAGCATCGGCCTGGGGCTCTATATCGTTCGCCATCTCGTGCAGGCACATGGCGGGACTGTGACCGTCCGCTCGACCGCAACCGAGGGGACGACCTTCTCGGTGCGGCTGCCGATCCAGCCTCCAGAGAAGCAAGGCCAGGTCCCCCCTTCATTCCTCCCCTGA
- a CDS encoding ABC transporter substrate-binding protein, which yields MKRSTVFIAVFVTALVGLGVLRSRLSGDHPAAGTGSDTREVLKVGYLPVTCHLTCPVTDFASKTSPSARFESKRFASFPEMAEAIKTGALDATFMILPLAMKLREQGVPVKIAYLGHRDGSTVIVRKDFPGSDLRALKGKRLAIPMRYSNQNIVIHKLMENLGMAPDDIEFVELPPPDMPVALASHSIDAYFVGEPHAARAELDGTGRVLHHAKDIWPDFISCGLVVTERLISEKPELLRELVRGIASSGAWIEGHREEAARLAVPYFRQKEEVIRYVLTVPKDRVRYQRLTPEEAELQKIHDLGQKLGIFSKPLSMSEMVDRRFIPERIEPAVIEVPAESL from the coding sequence ATGAAGCGCTCCACGGTGTTCATCGCCGTCTTCGTCACCGCGCTTGTCGGGCTGGGAGTGCTGCGGAGCCGCCTGAGCGGCGACCACCCAGCGGCGGGAACCGGCTCGGACACGCGGGAGGTGCTCAAGGTCGGGTACCTCCCAGTCACCTGCCACCTGACGTGCCCGGTCACGGACTTCGCGTCCAAGACCAGCCCCTCGGCTCGTTTCGAGTCGAAACGCTTCGCGTCGTTTCCGGAGATGGCTGAGGCCATCAAGACAGGCGCGCTGGACGCGACCTTCATGATCCTCCCGCTGGCGATGAAGCTGCGCGAGCAGGGAGTCCCCGTGAAGATCGCCTACCTGGGCCACAGAGACGGTTCGACCGTCATCGTCCGCAAGGACTTCCCTGGCAGCGATCTGCGCGCCCTCAAGGGCAAGCGCCTGGCCATCCCCATGCGCTACAGCAACCAGAACATCGTCATCCACAAGCTCATGGAGAATCTGGGGATGGCCCCGGACGATATCGAGTTCGTCGAGCTTCCCCCTCCCGACATGCCGGTGGCGCTCGCGAGCCACTCCATTGATGCGTACTTCGTGGGCGAGCCGCACGCCGCGCGCGCGGAGCTGGATGGGACCGGCCGGGTGCTCCACCACGCCAAGGACATCTGGCCTGACTTCATCTCCTGTGGACTGGTGGTCACCGAGCGGCTGATCTCGGAGAAACCGGAGCTGCTCCGGGAGCTCGTCCGCGGTATCGCCAGCTCGGGGGCCTGGATCGAAGGCCACCGCGAAGAGGCGGCCCGGCTCGCCGTCCCGTACTTCCGCCAGAAGGAAGAGGTGATCCGCTATGTCCTCACCGTGCCCAAGGATCGGGTGAGATACCAACGGCTCACGCCTGAGGAGGCAGAGCTGCAAAAGATCCACGACCTCGGCCAGAAGCTGGGGATCTTCTCGAAGCCTCTGTCGATGTCGGAGATGGTCGACCGCCGCTTCATTCCCGAGCGCATCGAGCCCGCCGTGATCGAGGTGCCCGCCGAGTCCCTCTGA
- the comJ gene encoding competence protein ComJ codes for MATRKKKVATRPGKNAGTRKDTKALGAKKTARKKDAAVRRTSAAKRSKRGLKAKRVILAEFVVSVVQSLVTVSSRGLPEPGHNRWTNQAMRQGFSWRRGNVSFRVSEDAGDVPFEVATADTLRVSPRAFRAIVVPFEAAKGGIEICDMYYGSVHPIDLPAGHYALLFEMEYRNPSPDLESSEDKPVSCRVTFVPSKNVSTAIHKKDAELQPPKVLTLDGQPA; via the coding sequence ATGGCCACCCGGAAGAAGAAGGTCGCGACAAGGCCGGGGAAGAACGCCGGGACGAGGAAGGACACAAAGGCGCTCGGAGCGAAGAAGACCGCAAGGAAGAAGGATGCTGCAGTGAGGAGGACCTCCGCGGCGAAGCGCTCGAAGCGTGGTTTGAAGGCGAAGCGCGTGATCCTCGCGGAGTTCGTTGTGAGCGTCGTGCAGAGCCTCGTGACGGTTAGCTCACGCGGGCTGCCTGAGCCCGGGCACAACCGCTGGACGAATCAGGCGATGCGTCAAGGCTTCTCCTGGCGGCGCGGCAACGTGTCGTTCCGGGTGAGCGAAGACGCCGGGGACGTGCCTTTCGAGGTGGCTACGGCGGACACGCTGCGAGTCTCGCCTCGGGCGTTTCGCGCGATCGTCGTCCCGTTCGAAGCGGCGAAGGGCGGCATCGAGATCTGCGACATGTATTACGGGAGCGTGCATCCGATCGATCTACCGGCCGGTCACTACGCGCTGCTCTTCGAGATGGAATATCGCAATCCCTCCCCCGACCTCGAATCTTCGGAGGACAAGCCCGTGAGTTGCCGGGTGACCTTCGTCCCTTCCAAAAACGTGAGTACCGCCATTCACAAGAAGGATGCCGAACTTCAGCCGCCGAAGGTCCTCACCCTCGATGGCCAGCCCGCTTGA
- a CDS encoding ABC transporter permease, whose product MIEPLARGLSLVTTRCACEYLEELRALDELSAEMSLSGLTQNRVSMHFASSRWLLPLLAAAVMLLCWGAGSALGLLPVTAVPSPSAVLQCFQEELLSGRLLRDIVASLFRVAVGLSLATALAVPLGLGLGHYRPLREALLPTVNFLRSLSPLAWIPFAILWFGIGDASSIFLIFLAAFCPLAISVAAAVANVPAVYFRLGREYGWSGPSLLLRVTLPAITPQLITALRVAAGISWVVVVAAEMIAGRDGLGFMIWDARNGLRTDLLVCGMIVIGLIGVLLDQALFQLSTFPSVRWGYER is encoded by the coding sequence TTGATTGAGCCGCTGGCCCGGGGGCTCAGCCTGGTGACGACGCGGTGCGCGTGCGAGTATCTTGAGGAGCTGCGCGCCCTGGACGAGCTGTCCGCCGAGATGAGCCTGAGTGGGCTGACGCAGAACCGGGTGTCCATGCACTTCGCCTCCTCCCGATGGCTCCTCCCCCTGCTGGCAGCGGCAGTGATGCTGCTCTGCTGGGGCGCGGGCTCGGCGCTCGGACTGCTCCCGGTGACCGCCGTGCCCTCCCCAAGCGCGGTGCTCCAGTGCTTCCAGGAGGAGTTGCTCAGTGGCCGGCTCCTTCGGGATATCGTTGCCTCGCTGTTCCGTGTGGCTGTCGGGCTCTCGCTCGCGACGGCGCTCGCGGTGCCGCTCGGGCTGGGGCTCGGCCACTACCGCCCGCTGCGCGAAGCCCTCTTGCCCACCGTCAACTTCCTCCGCAGCCTGTCTCCTCTGGCGTGGATCCCCTTCGCCATCCTCTGGTTCGGGATCGGTGATGCGTCGTCCATCTTCCTCATTTTCCTGGCGGCCTTCTGCCCGCTGGCCATCTCGGTGGCGGCCGCGGTGGCGAACGTCCCCGCGGTCTACTTCCGCCTGGGACGGGAGTACGGCTGGAGCGGGCCCAGCCTGCTCCTCCGGGTCACGCTGCCCGCCATCACCCCGCAGCTCATTACCGCGCTCCGGGTCGCGGCGGGTATCTCCTGGGTCGTGGTCGTGGCTGCAGAGATGATCGCGGGGCGTGACGGGCTCGGCTTCATGATCTGGGACGCCCGGAACGGACTGCGGACCGATCTGCTCGTGTGCGGGATGATCGTCATCGGCTTGATCGGCGTCCTGCTCGACCAGGCGCTCTTCCAGCTCAGCACTTTTCCCAGCGTCCGGTGGGGCTATGAACGCTAG
- a CDS encoding mechanosensitive ion channel family protein, with translation MLVVLLFGLHAASGDKDFRRDLRGAIRFLLAFLVLRIGAWALPHEAHTSIEKLVNVGWMLTFAFGVIRTCVSLALKVIRLRSTVATPKILRDVIDFVLYGLAALPILQSQLSLDVGGLLATSAVLSVVIGLALQETLGNLFAGLSLQLERPYQVGDFIRIGEYTGRVMQIGWRATRIITMRRESITLPNSKVAKEVVQNFSFAYEPVAIDIYLRISHDTPPNQVKETVLDVMKEVPTLLQSPPPQCRTWAFEDSAVRYQLRYWVADFAHADGTMEELYTRLWYRLRRENIEIPFPQRVVHTRSEPTVKPEFPSETVGELLRAVDLFSVLSPSEVDQLRRELVARRFGKGERVIEEGEAGHTFYLVASGEVSVRTGKGHEVTRLKRGSYFGEMSLLTGEPRAATVVAVEDAVLLELDRPAFARMFVSHPGLARQLSALLAQRRTQLRAVAEAGGTGTDTTPEAGRILGRLRQIFGLSAQD, from the coding sequence GTGCTGGTGGTCCTGCTGTTCGGGCTCCACGCCGCCAGCGGGGACAAGGATTTCCGGCGAGACCTGCGCGGGGCCATCCGCTTCCTGCTCGCGTTCCTGGTTCTCCGGATTGGGGCGTGGGCCCTCCCTCACGAGGCACACACCTCGATAGAGAAGCTGGTCAACGTGGGCTGGATGCTCACGTTCGCCTTCGGCGTCATCCGCACATGCGTGTCGCTGGCGCTCAAAGTCATCCGCCTGCGCTCGACGGTGGCGACGCCGAAGATCCTCCGGGACGTGATCGACTTCGTCCTGTACGGGCTGGCGGCGCTGCCCATTCTGCAGTCGCAGCTCAGCCTGGATGTCGGGGGCCTGCTGGCCACCTCCGCGGTGCTGTCGGTGGTCATCGGTCTGGCGCTCCAGGAGACGCTGGGCAACTTGTTCGCGGGCCTGTCGCTGCAGTTGGAGCGTCCGTACCAGGTAGGGGACTTCATCCGCATCGGGGAGTACACGGGCCGGGTGATGCAGATCGGCTGGAGAGCCACGCGCATCATCACCATGCGCCGCGAGAGCATCACCCTGCCCAACAGCAAGGTGGCCAAGGAAGTCGTCCAGAACTTCTCCTTCGCCTACGAGCCTGTCGCCATCGATATCTACCTGCGGATCTCGCACGACACCCCGCCCAACCAGGTGAAGGAGACGGTGCTGGACGTCATGAAGGAGGTCCCCACCCTCCTCCAGTCGCCTCCGCCGCAGTGCCGCACCTGGGCCTTCGAGGACTCGGCCGTCCGCTACCAACTGCGCTACTGGGTGGCGGACTTCGCCCACGCCGATGGCACCATGGAGGAGCTGTACACGCGGCTGTGGTACCGGCTGCGGCGCGAGAACATCGAGATCCCCTTCCCCCAACGGGTGGTGCACACGCGCAGCGAGCCGACGGTAAAGCCCGAGTTCCCCTCGGAGACGGTGGGCGAGCTGCTGCGCGCGGTGGACCTGTTCTCGGTGCTCAGCCCTTCGGAGGTGGATCAGCTGCGCCGCGAGCTGGTGGCGCGCCGCTTCGGCAAGGGCGAGCGCGTCATCGAGGAGGGCGAGGCGGGCCACACCTTCTACCTGGTGGCCTCGGGCGAGGTCTCCGTGCGCACCGGAAAGGGCCACGAGGTGACGCGGCTCAAGCGGGGCAGCTACTTCGGCGAGATGTCGCTGCTCACCGGCGAGCCACGCGCGGCCACGGTGGTCGCGGTGGAGGACGCGGTGCTGCTGGAGCTGGATCGGCCGGCGTTCGCACGGATGTTCGTGTCGCATCCAGGCCTGGCGCGGCAGCTCTCGGCCTTGCTGGCCCAGCGGCGCACCCAGCTGCGCGCGGTGGCCGAGGCCGGTGGCACCGGAACGGATACGACGCCCGAAGCAGGCCGCATCCTCGGACGGCTGCGGCAGATCTTCGGGCTGTCCGCGCAGGACTGA
- a CDS encoding metallophosphoesterase — MRSSFLPATARLAAGVLLFAPLCWAAAAEAPPRLEDAVPDSFEGVERVVAVGDVHGDVEALTEVLRLAGLIDEKGKWIGGKAHLVQTGDIVDRAPRTRDCFELLMRLEQEALAAGGRVHALLGNHEVMNMLGDIRYVAPEELASYADQSPSPDAPGAPRGLAGHRVAFGLEGRYGRWLRRHPAVVRIDGTLFMHGGLQPEVPAKTLAELNRWVRQDLFPGNPPGGGTAQGGPLWFRGYALAPEAQWEARLTEALSLFGAKRMVMGHTTMRDGRIGVRFGGRTLFIDTGLSTGYGRHLAALEIRGDRLTAIYPEGRVELLTPAVKSAPVKAPGKKVAR, encoded by the coding sequence ATGAGATCCTCGTTCCTGCCTGCTACCGCCCGGCTTGCCGCTGGGGTGCTCCTGTTCGCGCCGCTGTGCTGGGCGGCCGCGGCCGAGGCTCCACCCCGGCTCGAGGACGCCGTGCCGGACAGCTTCGAAGGTGTGGAGCGCGTGGTCGCGGTGGGTGATGTGCACGGAGACGTGGAGGCGCTCACGGAGGTGCTGCGCCTGGCGGGCCTCATCGATGAGAAGGGGAAGTGGATCGGGGGCAAGGCGCACCTGGTGCAAACGGGGGACATCGTGGATCGGGCTCCGCGGACCCGGGACTGCTTCGAGCTGCTCATGCGGCTGGAGCAGGAGGCGCTCGCCGCGGGAGGACGTGTCCATGCGCTCCTGGGCAACCACGAGGTGATGAACATGCTCGGGGACATCCGGTACGTCGCGCCGGAGGAGCTGGCCTCGTATGCGGACCAGAGCCCGTCACCGGATGCTCCGGGAGCACCTCGGGGGCTCGCGGGTCACCGTGTGGCCTTTGGCCTCGAGGGCCGCTATGGCCGGTGGCTGCGGCGCCACCCCGCGGTGGTGCGCATCGATGGGACGCTGTTCATGCACGGAGGGCTCCAGCCGGAGGTGCCGGCGAAGACGCTCGCGGAGCTCAACCGCTGGGTGCGCCAAGATCTCTTCCCCGGCAATCCGCCGGGAGGCGGCACGGCCCAGGGCGGACCGCTCTGGTTCCGAGGCTACGCACTGGCCCCCGAGGCGCAGTGGGAGGCTCGCCTCACCGAGGCGCTGAGCCTCTTCGGTGCGAAGCGGATGGTGATGGGGCACACGACCATGAGAGACGGGCGCATCGGGGTGCGGTTCGGAGGCCGGACGCTGTTCATCGACACCGGTCTGAGCACGGGCTACGGACGGCACCTCGCGGCCCTGGAGATCCGGGGCGACCGGCTCACCGCGATCTACCCCGAGGGCCGGGTGGAGTTGCTGACTCCGGCCGTGAAGAGCGCCCCCGTGAAGGCGCCCGGGAAGAAGGTCGCGCGATGA
- a CDS encoding ABC transporter ATP-binding protein, which produces MNASVLQLDSVSHHYGPLEVLRDVSLTVRQGEFVAIVGPSGCGKTTLLSLVSGVERPTRGRISHQGTLRTVYQQEGLLPWLTVRENIFHGLSHLPTQSERLARIEQWLAHTRLDGFGDHYPHQLSGGMRQRAQLARVLAGNADLLLLDEPFSALDYQTRLSMRHELCNALAVRPSTVVFVTHDLEEAVTLADRVLVLSERPARILSTHTPSLARPRSTSHPEVGQLIEHIIGELKLGGPAPAGPRVPFSQELTS; this is translated from the coding sequence ATGAACGCTAGCGTGCTCCAGCTCGACAGCGTCTCTCACCACTATGGGCCGCTCGAGGTCCTCCGCGACGTGAGCCTGACCGTCCGCCAGGGTGAATTCGTGGCGATCGTGGGCCCCTCTGGCTGCGGGAAGACGACGCTGCTCAGCCTCGTCTCGGGTGTCGAGCGCCCCACGCGAGGGCGTATCTCCCACCAGGGGACCCTGCGGACCGTCTACCAGCAAGAGGGGCTGCTGCCCTGGCTGACCGTGCGGGAGAACATCTTCCATGGGCTGTCCCACCTGCCGACGCAGAGCGAGCGGCTGGCGCGAATCGAGCAGTGGCTCGCGCACACCCGGCTCGATGGGTTCGGAGACCACTACCCCCACCAGCTCTCGGGGGGAATGCGGCAGCGAGCCCAGTTGGCCCGGGTGCTCGCGGGCAACGCCGACCTCCTCCTGCTGGATGAGCCCTTCTCGGCGCTCGACTACCAGACCCGCCTGAGCATGCGCCACGAGCTGTGCAACGCCCTGGCCGTGCGCCCCAGCACGGTAGTCTTCGTCACGCATGACCTCGAGGAAGCGGTGACGCTCGCGGATCGCGTCCTCGTGCTCTCGGAGCGCCCCGCCCGCATCCTCTCCACCCACACCCCTTCGCTGGCACGCCCCCGCTCCACCTCGCACCCCGAGGTGGGCCAATTGATCGAGCACATCATCGGCGAGCTCAAGCTGGGCGGACCCGCGCCAGCCGGTCCCCGAGTTCCCTTCTCCCAGGAGTTGACCTCATGA
- a CDS encoding response regulator transcription factor gives MTRTTTEEGTVQVLLVEDDERLARLTARYLQEHGIVVTVARTGTEGLTEASHHAYDVILLDLMLPGKDGLEVCRELRTRSDVPIIMVTARGEEIDRVIGLESGADDYLPKPYSSRELVARIRAQVRRARGHAGPSTQPIQAGRLQLDPRSLTATLDGKALALTSYEFTLLRALAERAGRVLSREQILDLVKGSADEVFDRSIDVHIFRLRQKLEEDPRNPKLLKTVRGAGYMLARGDEA, from the coding sequence ATGACGCGCACCACGACCGAGGAAGGGACCGTCCAGGTCCTGTTGGTGGAGGATGACGAACGGCTCGCCCGCCTCACGGCTCGCTACCTCCAGGAGCATGGGATCGTGGTCACCGTCGCCCGAACCGGCACCGAGGGGCTGACCGAAGCCAGCCACCATGCCTACGACGTCATCCTCCTGGACCTCATGCTCCCCGGGAAGGACGGCCTGGAGGTCTGCCGGGAGCTGCGCACACGCAGCGACGTGCCCATCATCATGGTCACCGCCCGTGGCGAGGAGATCGATCGGGTGATTGGCCTGGAGAGCGGGGCGGATGACTACCTGCCCAAGCCGTACTCCTCGCGGGAGCTGGTGGCTCGCATCCGCGCCCAGGTGCGGCGAGCCCGGGGACATGCGGGCCCCTCCACCCAGCCCATCCAGGCCGGCCGGCTGCAGCTCGATCCGCGCAGCCTCACCGCCACGCTGGATGGCAAGGCCCTGGCGCTGACGAGCTACGAGTTCACCCTCCTGCGTGCCCTGGCCGAGCGCGCGGGCCGCGTGCTCAGCCGCGAGCAGATCCTGGACCTCGTCAAGGGCAGCGCGGACGAGGTGTTCGACCGCTCCATCGACGTGCACATCTTCCGCCTCCGCCAGAAGCTGGAGGAGGACCCGCGCAACCCCAAGCTGCTCAAGACGGTGCGCGGCGCGGGCTACATGCTGGCCCGGGGTGACGAGGCATGA
- a CDS encoding cyclic-phosphate processing receiver domain-containing protein, which produces MKVYLDDERATPVGWVPARWPEDTIALLETGQVTDLSLDHDLGDDLHGTGYDVLCWIEEAVATRGFVPPRISIHSANPSARHKMHLAVERIGRFWQQQK; this is translated from the coding sequence TTGAAGGTCTACCTCGATGATGAACGGGCGACGCCCGTCGGCTGGGTGCCAGCACGCTGGCCAGAGGACACCATCGCTCTTCTGGAAACCGGCCAGGTGACGGACCTGAGCCTCGACCACGACTTGGGGGACGATCTCCATGGGACTGGATATGATGTCTTGTGTTGGATCGAAGAGGCTGTGGCGACACGCGGCTTTGTCCCACCGCGCATCTCCATTCATTCGGCCAACCCTTCGGCCAGGCACAAGATGCACCTCGCTGTCGAGCGGATTGGCCGATTTTGGCAACAACAAAAGTAG